One Chloroflexota bacterium DNA segment encodes these proteins:
- a CDS encoding transposase, giving the protein MERSQGRHMSAEEKLRVVEEGRGSGATISEVCRRHQIAYTQ; this is encoded by the coding sequence GTGGAGAGAAGTCAAGGTAGGCACATGAGTGCTGAAGAGAAGCTGAGGGTAGTGGAGGAGGGGAGGGGGTCGGGGGCCACGATAAGCGAGGTATGCCGACGCCATCAGATTGCCTACACCCAGT